A genomic region of Denticeps clupeoides unplaced genomic scaffold, fDenClu1.1, whole genome shotgun sequence contains the following coding sequences:
- the gprc5c gene encoding G-protein coupled receptor family C group 5 member C: MAAFRVQLLLLLLLLLWTASGGAAPPGCGSQVDSLYFNLCSLSSVWGVVVEAFAAAGVISSVVLLIVLLFSLPFITDKKRWSSVGLQLGFLVSVLGLFSLTFAFIVGKDFSTCTSRRFLFGVLFAGCFSCLLMQSVRLNVLVRSSSGPRGWVLGLGALGLWLVEVVINSEWLIITMVRYPVNTTDGPTGVPGPVPCNFANQDFAMALIYVMNLLLAVTLASLATMGGKHKIWRRDGAFILVTSLLSVGIWVAWITMYVHGNARTGGPAWDDPTLAIALVSNAWVLLLLHAIPELCAIADEGEGEAGYGEELYPSRGVGYETILKEQSSHNIFMENKAFSLDEPNSGHKPVSPYSGYNGQLRSSVYQPTELALINKGLTNVTDLSYDIPRASVTPQVTPQATPQAQSGRSSPSLLQANSGNGLHRKPNW; this comes from the exons ATGGCCGCGTTCCGagtccagctgctgctgctgctgctgctgctgctgtggacgGCGTCGGGGGGTGCCGCTCCGCCAGGCTGCGGTTCTCAGGTGGATTCGCTCTACTTTAACCTCTGCAGCCTGTCTTCGGTCTGGGGCGTCGTGGTGGAGGCCTTCGCCGCGGCAGGCGTGATCAGCTCCGTCGTTCTCCTCATTGTTCTGCTCTTCAGTCTGCCGTTCATCACGGACAAGAAGCGCTGGAGCTCCGTGGGTCTGCAGCTGGGCTTCCTGGTGTCCGTGTTGGGCCTCTTCTCCCTGACCTTCGCCTTCATTGTGGGGAAGGACTTCTCCACCTGCACCTCGCGGCGGTTCCTGTTCGGCGTGCTGTTCGCCGGCTGCTTCTCCTGCCTGCTGATGCAGAGCGTGCGGCTGAACGTGCTGGTGAGGAGCAGCAGTGGCCCGCGGGGCTGGGTGCTGGGCCTGGGAGCCCTGGGGCTCTGGTTGGTGGAGGTGGTCATCAACAGCGAGTGGCTGATCATCACCATGGTGCGGTACCCGGTCAACACTACCGACGGTCCAACAGGCGTGCCGGGTCCGGTGCCCTGCAACTTCGCCAACCAGGACTTCGCCATGGCCCTCATCTACGTGATGAACCTGCTGCTGGCCGTCACGCTGGCGTCTCTGGCCACCATGGGCGGGAAGCACAAGATCTGGCGCCGGGACGGAGCCTTCATCCTGGTCACTAGcctgctgtctgtgggaatCTGGGTGGCGTGGATCACCATGTATGTCCATGGTAACGCCAGGACCGGAGGTCCAGCGTGGGACGACCCCACGCTCGCCATAGCGCTGGTGTCCAACGCGTgggtcctcctcctgctccatgcCATCCCAGAGCTGTGTGCCATCGCCGATGAGGGTGAGGGCGAGGCCGGGTACGGGGAGGAGCTCTACCCCAGCCGCGGAGTTGGATACGAGACCATCTTGAAAGAGCAGAGCTCCCACAACATCTTCATGGAGAACAAGGCCTTCTCACTGGACGAGCCCAACTCAG GTCATAAACCGGTCTCGCCATACAGCGGCTACAACGGTCAGCTGCGCAGCTCCGTCTACCAACCTACAGAACTGGCGCTCATCAACAAGGGCCTGACCAAC GTGACCGACCTGTCGTACGACATTCCGCGAGCCTCGGTCACCCCACAGGTGACCCCCCAGGCGACCCCCCAGGCCCAGAGCGGACGCAGTAGCCCTTCGCTC